The DNA segment CGGCAGGTCGGCCAGGAGTTTCACGGCGGCCAGCCCGGCCGGTTCGGAGGCGGCGGTCATCGCGACGAACGTGGCCTCGCCCAGAGTCGCGGCGGCCGGGGCGGGCAGCGCGGCCCGGCCCAGGGCCAGGTCGAGATGGGCCTGCTCGACGGCGGCGATCACGTCGTCGACGCGGAGCAGCGCCAGCACGTCGGAGCGGGTCAGGATCAGTGTCATCAACGTTCCACTTCGAAGATCGGGCCTGGGACGGTCAGGCGGTTCGGGTGAAGGGGGTCGTCAGGGCGGACGGGGCCCGACTGCGGCCGACCAGGCCGCTCACCGCGAGCAGGGCGATCACGTACGGGATGGTCACCAGCAGTGGCGCGGGCACATGCAGCCCGACCGCCGGGGCCGCGAACTGCAGCGCCTGCGCCACCCCGAAGAAGAGGCAGGCCAGCACCGTCGGCCAGGCGCGCCAGCGGCCGGCGATCACGGCGACGACGGCCAGATAGCCCACGCCGCCGGTGATGTTGTCGCTGAACGCGTGCACCTCGGCCAGAGCCAGGTCGGCACCGGCAAGTCCGGCGGTGGCGCCGGTGAGCAGGACCGCGGCGTACCGGATGAAACGCACCGGAAGGCCGCACCGATCCGCGGTGACCGCGTCCTCGCCGACCGCGTCGACCGCGAGACCCCAGGTGAATCGCCTGCTGAGGCCGACCGCGAGAGCCGCCGCGACCGCGAAGGCCAGGTAGCCGAGCGCGGTCTGCTCGAAGAGCGCGGGCCCGATCAGCGGAATGCCGGACAGGCCGGGGATCGCCAGCGGCGCGAAACCCTCCAGGCTGCCGCCGTCGGTGAACAGCAGCCGAGCCCCGTACGTGGTGGCGCCGAGTGCGAGGGCGTTCGCGGTGATGCCGGTGACGATCTGATCGGCGCGCAGGGTGACGCTCAGGATCGCCTGGATGACGGCGACCAGCAGACCGGCCACGAGCGCGCACGCCACCCCGGCGAGCGCGCTGCCGGTGACCATCGCTCCGGCCGCACCGGCGAACGCGCCGGTCAGCATCATCGCCTCGACACTGAGGTTGAGCACCCCGGCCCGCTCACTGATCAACTCACCGGCGGAGGCGAGGAGGAGCGGGGCGGCCAGGCGTACCCCGCCGGAGAGGACTTCTTCCAGGACGGCGCTCATCGCTTCTCCTTGTAGAAGATCGCGGCAGCGGCGATCAGCAGTACGAGCAGGCTCTGCACCACCTGGACCGACGAGGCCGGCACCCCCGCCGCGAGCTGCAGGTTGATGCCGCCGTTCGTCAGCAGGCCGAAGAGCAGCGCGATGGCGAGCACGGCGGTGAGCGAGCCACGGGCCAGCAGCCCGACGACCAGGCCGGTGAAGCCGAGACCCGCCGAGAAGTGCTCGGCCAGCACGTAGGGCGCGGTGGCGACCAGCCCGGCGCCGGCCACCCCGGCCAGACCGCCGGCGACCGCGAGACCGCCGACCTCCAGCCGTGCCACGCCGAGGCCGAGCCGCGCCGAGGCGGCCGGGGACTCGCCCACCGCGGTCAGGCGCAGGCCGGTCGGCGTGTGCCGCAGGACCAGCGCGACGATCGCGGCGGCCGCCACCGCGAGGACGATCATGAGGGTGGCCGGCGACTCCACCGAGCCGATCAGCGGGAGCCGGGCGCCCTCCGGCAGCGGCGCCGACTGCGGCAGCGTCTCGGCCGAGGTCACCGGCTGCCGCAGCAGCATCTCCTCGTGCACGGCCAGGGCGAGCACACCGGCGCCGATGAAGTTCAGCAGCAACGTGGTGATCACCTCGCTGGTGCCGCGCCGGGCCTTCAGCAGACCGGCGATCGACGCCCAGGACGCGCCACCGGCGAACCCGGCGATCAGCACGACCGGCACGCCGATCACGGCCGGCACCGACTCCGGGAGCGCGAGGCCGGCCGC comes from the Actinoplanes sp. OR16 genome and includes:
- a CDS encoding ABC transporter permease: MSAVLEEVLSGGVRLAAPLLLASAGELISERAGVLNLSVEAMMLTGAFAGAAGAMVTGSALAGVACALVAGLLVAVIQAILSVTLRADQIVTGITANALALGATTYGARLLFTDGGSLEGFAPLAIPGLSGIPLIGPALFEQTALGYLAFAVAAALAVGLSRRFTWGLAVDAVGEDAVTADRCGLPVRFIRYAAVLLTGATAGLAGADLALAEVHAFSDNITGGVGYLAVVAVIAGRWRAWPTVLACLFFGVAQALQFAAPAVGLHVPAPLLVTIPYVIALLAVSGLVGRSRAPSALTTPFTRTA
- a CDS encoding ABC transporter permease, with translation MTVVRHPVVVGGLAAIVAALAGLLLAAGAGTSPAVAVDALVEGMTGTPYAIGSSLNAAAVLALIASGFTVAHRAGLVNVGGEGQLCLGGVTGAAAGLALPESVPAVIGVPVVLIAGFAGGASWASIAGLLKARRGTSEVITTLLLNFIGAGVLALAVHEEMLLRQPVTSAETLPQSAPLPEGARLPLIGSVESPATLMIVLAVAAAAIVALVLRHTPTGLRLTAVGESPAASARLGLGVARLEVGGLAVAGGLAGVAGAGLVATAPYVLAEHFSAGLGFTGLVVGLLARGSLTAVLAIALLFGLLTNGGINLQLAAGVPASSVQVVQSLLVLLIAAAAIFYKEKR